The following are encoded together in the Gadus chalcogrammus isolate NIFS_2021 chromosome 2, NIFS_Gcha_1.0, whole genome shotgun sequence genome:
- the LOC130398789 gene encoding uncharacterized protein LOC130398789, producing the protein MESLSSSLTQLNKNSENESSCPEADLEESLTSDPGAPGRLGRPAKPKARMSCRRKREFISDEKKDASYWEKRRKNNEAAKRSREKRRLNDMVLENRVMALNDENVRLKTELLQLKLRFGLISTAAYMEQSQQLSAANASGLGGSSSSSHYYSSGYSSGSQVMINSDSSETEHSVRGEGLLVKYSPRGSLSDMSDSSSRDSPEPLGFEIKQEGETSEMDITNDTTTQIMFSIHRGLDARPAHHQSQHHSQEQETGAYHGPTPHDQQHHQQQPLEKAGTTLMSPSQTHSHAPPAQRSVILYRSSSTPYPVESMARNQDLEPCESQQQVSISGPGCISKLQQSRETTTETLAEVTQQMKRKTLDSPSYEYPDSCSEAEETQAFSAAHLSPQQHQQHLEGESVSQADFYPHIPQTHHSYLGNRDEEPPMLTYEGGSRSEVFYQPHSRGSNKDTSSSDGDPRSSDKDASTDEDEPPSSSCSDAGCYPNQHLVRFHQPAAPTPPCSSQVQSKDSQGEVKGTALPHKLRLKHRSMSTSGSNSVQESPATPLSAMLPSLPQHPYLALATQQNHVRDSYSVVGISTQVTSGKGYRTDDAEQLD; encoded by the coding sequence ATGGAAAGTCTGAGTTCATCTCTGACACAGTTAAACAAAAATTCAGAGAACGAATCCAGCTGTCCAGAGGCCGATCTAGAAGAGTCTCTCACATCAGACCCAGGAGCTCCAGGTCGCCTCGGACGACCCGCCAAACCAAAGGCCAGAATGAGCTGCCGGCGCAAGCGCGAGTTCATCTCCGACGAGAAGAAGGACGCCTCCTACTGGGAGAAACGGCGCAAGAACAATGAGGCGGCCAAGCGGTCCCGTGAGAAGCGCCGGCTGAACGACATGGTGCTGGAGAACCGCGTCATGGCGCTGAACGATGAGAACGTCCGGCTGAAGACGGAGCTCCTGCAGCTCAAGTTGCGCTTCGGCCTCATCAGTACCGCCGCCTACATGGAGCAGAGCCAGCAGCTCAGTGCAGCCAACGCATCAGGCCTcggaggctcctcctcctcttcccactACTACTCCAGCGGCTACTCCAGTGGCTCCCAGGTCATGATCAACTCGGACTCCTCGGAGACGGAGCATTCGGTGCGTGGTGAAGGCCTGCTGGTGAAGTACTCCCCGCGGGGTTCGCTCTCCGACATGTCCGACAGCTCCTCCAGGGACAGCCCGGAGCCCCTGGGCTTTGAGATcaagcaggagggagagacgtcggagatgGACATCACAAACGACACCACCACACAGATCATGTTCAGCATCCACCGCGGGCTGGACGCCAGGCCTGCGCACCACCAGAGCCAGCATCATTCTCAGGAGCAGGAGACTGGAGCCTATCATGGGCCAACTCCCCACGACCAGCAACACCACCAGCAACAGCCTCTGGAGAAGGCCGGTACCACCCTGATGTCCCCAAGCCAGACTCACTCTCATGCCCCCCCTGCCCAGAGGAGTGTCATCCTCTACCGCTCCAGTAGCACCCCTTATCCTGTGGAGAGCATGGCGAGGAACCAGGACTTGGAGCCTTGCGAATCCCAGCAACAGGTCAGCATCTCAGGGCCCGGCTGCATTAGCAAGTTGCAGCAGTCCAGAGAGACCACCACAGAGACTCTGGCTGAGGTCACCCagcagatgaagaggaagacGCTAGACTCCCCTTCGTATGAGTACCCAGACAGCTGCAGTGAGGCCGAGGAGACGCAGGCGTTCAGCGCCGCACATCTCTCaccccagcagcaccagcaacACCTTGAGGGGGAGAGTGTCTCTCAGGCCGACTTTTACCCCCACATCCCCCAGACGCACCACTCATACCTGGGCAAccgagatgaggagcccccaaTGCTGACCTATGAAGGTGGGAGCCGGAGCGAGGTCTTCTACCAGCCACACTCAAGAGGCTCCAACAAGGACACCTCTTCCAGTGACGGAGACCCCCGAAGCTCTGACAAAGACGCATCCACAGACGAGGACGAGCCTCCGTCCTCATCTTGCTCCGACGCGGGCTGCTACCCAAACCAGCATCTGGTCAGGTTCCACCAGCCGGCCGCCCCCACGCCCCCGTGCAGCTCTCAGGTCCAGTCTAAGGATTCTCAGGGGGAGGTGAAGGGAACTGCCTTACCACACAAACTCAGACTGAAGCACAGGTCTATGAGCACAAGCGGAAGCAACTCTGTTCAGGAGTCACCGgccacccctctctctgccatgCTGCCTTCTCTGCCCCAGCACCCCTACCTGGCCCTGGCTACCCAACAGAACCACGTGAGGGACAGCTATAGCGTGGTGGGCATTAGCACCCAGGTTACATCAGGGAAGGGGTACAGGACGGACGACGCAGAACAGCTAGACTGA